A section of the Kluyveromyces lactis strain NRRL Y-1140 chromosome F complete sequence genome encodes:
- the CDC26 gene encoding anaphase promoting complex subunit CDC26 (weakly similar to uniprot|P14724 Saccharomyces cerevisiae YFR036W CDC26 Subunit of the Anaphase-Promoting Complex/Cyclosome (APC/C)), with product MLRRDPTVLSLTSDDISELQEHLEEYKLQREIQTQHQDLLKSSAKMSRLAEIEGISNPSATRNDILSHSLHKMTPPQRYKQSASSDPRFIEQNSTQSTQDPPNPFYTYNHNDN from the coding sequence ATGCTAAGGCGTGATCCTACAGTTTTATCCTTGACTTCCGATGATATTTCCGAGCTACAAGAACATTTAGAAGAGTACAAGCTCCAACGCGAGATACAGACGCAACatcaagatcttttgaaatcatctGCAAAAATGAGTAGATTAGCAGAGATAGAAGGCATTTCTAACCCAAGTGCGACACGGAATGATATTTTATCACACTCATTGCATAAGATGACGCCACCTCAGCGATATAAACAGTCTGCATCATCAGATCCTCGAttcattgaacaaaataGTACACAGAGTACACAGGATCCTCCAAATCCCTTTTACACGTACAATCACAATGATAACTGA
- a CDS encoding uncharacterized protein (weakly similar to with YIL030C uniprot|P40318 Saccharomyces cerevisiae YIL030C SSM4 Protein involved in mRNA turnover integral nuclear membrane protein) yields MSSSMNGGDHNYEDKHAGNFPTCRICMLEGTSDNPLFHPCKCKGSIKYIHQLCLIEWLQSKHVDVTKPGAGMVCSICNHPIAFQTLYDESMPEKIPLLLLLKHSVFKIFGKLNHYFKFTLIAFLFFIGIPLSWNIWGKLYTATVDDFSFPSNNKWYINLIYGFERNIPKNPTTTDILYQLVINYRFSLLQILMVLIVHAIAYLQYDMVVREPIFNKMILHKIGPRFSKQELAMQSLRERFPNMDPNDISMLINALNRQRQDDPNEDDTSEDEQEQNNFIVNENNDEPQLAN; encoded by the coding sequence ATGTCATCCAGTATGAATGGTGGAGACCACAACTACGAAGATAAGCATGCGGGGAATTTTCCAACTTGCCGTATTTGTATGCTGGAAGGAACGTCCGATAATCCGTTGTTCCATCCATGCAAGTGCAAAGGCTCCATCAAAtatattcatcaattaTGTTTGATCGAATGGCTACAGTCAAAACATGTCGATGTTACAAAACCTGGTGCAGGGATGGTATGTTCGATTTGTAATCATCCAATCGCGTTCCAAACTTTGTATGATGAATCAATGCCAGAGAAGATCCCActtctacttcttctgAAACATAGCgttttcaaaatctttggCAAATTAAATCactatttcaaattcacaTTGATTGcgttccttttcttcattggaATTCCCCTGTCCTGGAATATCTGGGGGAAGCTATATACGGCTACTGTGGatgatttttcatttccttcaaataaCAAATGGTATATCAATTTGATTTATggctttgaaagaaacataCCAAAAAATCCAACAACTACGGATATTTTATATCAACTAGTGATAAATTACAGATTTTCGTTGTTACAAATTCTGATGGTTTTGATCGTGCATGCTATCGCATATTTACAATATGATATGGTAGTCAGAGAGCCAATTTTCAATAAGATGATCTTGCATAAGATTGGACCAAGATTTTCAAAACAAGAGCTGGCCATGCAGTCATTAAGAGAAAGATTTCCAAATATGGATCCAAATGATATAAGCATGCTCATAAATGCCCTCAATAGACAACGACAAGACGATccaaatgaagatgatactTCAGAAGACGAACAAGAACAGAACAATTTCATCGTAAACgaaaataatgatgagCCTCAGCTTGCCAACTAA
- the EMC5 gene encoding Emc5p (similar to uniprot|P40540 Saccharomyces cerevisiae YIL027C KRE27 Protein of unknown function null mutant shows K1 killer toxin resistance): MSILSKSFYFIAWIQIIHSGVSSYEFHQIVKHIILENPDAKTPGLPDDVKLEALCGLLFFILGTFISQSKLKYLSIRGEERIIETDEYLKPIELNKASSTDVVINNDPYGEINYLPSFVDIHAKRKLFKEYLHRSL; the protein is encoded by the coding sequence ATGTCAATACTTTCCAAATCATTCTACTTTATAGCGTGGATACAGATTATTCATTCTGGTGTGTCCAGCTATGAATTTCATCAGATTGTGAAACATATCATTCTAGAGAACCCAGACGCTAAAACTCCAGGTTTACCAGATGACGTAAAATTGGAGGCACTATGCGGGTTATTATTCTTTATTTTGGGTACATTTATCAGTCAATCCAAGCTTAAGTACCTTAGTATTCGTGGGGAGGAACGAATAATTGAGACAGATGAGTATCTTAAACCTATCGAATTGAACAAGGCGTCCAGTACAGATGTAGTGATAAACAATGATCCTTATGGGGAAATAAACTACCTTCCTTCATTTGTTGACATCCATGCTAAGAGGAAACTGTTCAAAGAATACCTTCATCGCAGTTTGTGA